In Salinibacterium sp. ZJ70, one DNA window encodes the following:
- the mfd gene encoding transcription-repair coupling factor has protein sequence MGLASLTSVLARAQSYADALAQAGSDGDFSAAEGLRVPLLAGLLERRSSSTGTGQALLAIAATSRESQAVADAFRAWSPTARVLVLPAWETLPHERLSPSAETVGQRLRALRELRLWQDGPRTEPLVLVASVRAALQPLAPGLDRLEPITLTPGGRGYELATLALQLAERAYARVDLVTRRGEFAVRGGILDVFPPDADHPVRADFFGDELEQLRAFSVADQRSIPGDLPAVELPAARELLITEAVRARAAELVDEYPALAPMLAKVAEGIPVEGMESLTPALVGRLVPLTDYLPEDAAVAVLSPERVSTRAVSLAETNREFLEAAWSAATAGGEAPIDLQASLDTGDFLTVSALRAVARPRTWWTVSPFDAGDDDVVRIEGRAVPSFAGQVDGAATHVASLLKQQWSVTIAAGGAGLVERAAQVLAEHEVAARIVDSAPADPDPGVAYLVTASVEAGFELDEAQFALLSESEFYGRSAGIDSRQPKRLASRRRNVVDPLQLKAGDHVVHETHGIGRFLELVTREVAGGGRVARGPLGTKHEKVTREYLVIEYAPSKRGQPGDRLYVPTDQLDQLTRYVGGESPALSKMGGSDWSAAKGKARKAVRDIAVELVKLYSARMASQGHAFGPDTPWQRELEEAFAFNETPDQLQTIDEVKADMERPIPMDRLISGDVGYGKTEIAVRAAFKAVQDGKQVAVLVPTTLLVKQHFETFQERFAGFPVHLRALSRFQTEKESKSTIEGLERGEVDVVIGTHRILSESIRFKDLGLVVIDEEQRFGVEHKDALKKLKTNVDILAMSATPIPRTLEMAVTGIREMSTLATPPEQRHPILTFVGPRSDKQITAAIRRELLREGQVFFVHNRVSSINRVAAELSELVPEARIAVAHGKLSESSLEKVIVDFWERKFDVLVTTTIIETGIDIANANTLIIDQADKYGLSQLHQIRGRVGRGRERAYAYFLYDGDRPLTETAQDRLETIAANNELGGGMQIALKDLEIRGAGNLLGGEQSGHIAGVGFDLYLRMIGEAVSAFRGDETEGPNELRLELPIDARIPEEYIESERLRLEAYQKLSTAAGPLSPDDALDRVVEELTDRYGELPEAVARLVTVSRLRRRAQKAGLGEVVAMGSRLRIAPLDLPDSIQVRLQRMYPGSKYFAAQSVVNVPMPEGLSDAELVTWVEQLLSAILPAPKPAPEETPAG, from the coding sequence GTGGGACTCGCCTCGTTGACATCCGTACTCGCGCGCGCCCAGTCGTACGCGGACGCTCTCGCGCAGGCGGGCTCTGACGGCGACTTCTCCGCCGCCGAGGGTCTGCGCGTTCCGCTGCTCGCGGGGCTCCTCGAGCGCCGCTCGTCGAGCACAGGAACCGGCCAGGCTCTGCTGGCGATCGCGGCCACGAGCCGCGAGTCGCAGGCGGTCGCGGACGCCTTCCGCGCCTGGTCGCCGACGGCCCGCGTTCTCGTGCTCCCCGCGTGGGAGACCCTTCCGCACGAGCGGCTGAGTCCGTCCGCCGAGACGGTCGGCCAGCGGCTGCGTGCCCTGCGTGAGCTGCGTCTCTGGCAGGACGGCCCCCGCACCGAGCCTCTCGTGCTCGTGGCGTCGGTGCGCGCGGCGCTGCAGCCGCTCGCCCCCGGTCTCGACCGGCTCGAGCCGATCACCCTCACCCCCGGCGGTCGCGGCTACGAACTCGCGACTCTCGCCCTCCAGCTCGCCGAACGCGCCTACGCACGCGTCGACCTCGTCACCCGCCGCGGTGAGTTCGCGGTGCGCGGCGGCATCCTCGACGTCTTCCCGCCGGATGCCGACCACCCCGTCCGCGCCGACTTCTTCGGCGACGAGCTCGAGCAGCTGCGCGCCTTCTCGGTGGCCGACCAGCGCTCCATCCCCGGCGATCTGCCCGCCGTCGAGCTGCCGGCGGCGCGTGAGCTGCTCATCACGGAGGCCGTGCGTGCTCGCGCCGCGGAGCTCGTCGACGAGTACCCGGCCCTCGCGCCCATGCTCGCGAAAGTCGCCGAGGGCATCCCGGTGGAGGGCATGGAGTCCCTCACGCCCGCGCTCGTGGGCCGTCTGGTTCCGCTCACCGACTACCTGCCCGAGGACGCCGCGGTCGCGGTGCTCTCACCTGAGCGCGTGTCGACGCGCGCGGTGAGCCTCGCCGAGACGAACCGCGAGTTCCTCGAGGCCGCGTGGTCGGCGGCGACGGCGGGCGGCGAAGCGCCCATCGACCTGCAGGCCAGCCTCGACACGGGCGACTTCCTCACCGTCTCGGCGCTGCGTGCCGTGGCGCGCCCCCGCACCTGGTGGACCGTGAGCCCGTTCGACGCGGGCGACGACGACGTGGTGCGCATCGAAGGTCGCGCGGTTCCGAGCTTCGCCGGTCAGGTCGACGGCGCTGCCACGCACGTCGCGTCGCTGCTGAAGCAGCAGTGGTCGGTCACGATCGCCGCGGGTGGCGCCGGTCTCGTCGAGCGCGCTGCGCAGGTGCTCGCCGAGCACGAGGTCGCCGCGCGCATCGTGGATTCCGCCCCCGCGGATCCGGATCCGGGCGTCGCGTACCTTGTCACGGCATCCGTCGAGGCGGGTTTCGAACTCGATGAGGCGCAGTTCGCGCTGCTCAGCGAGTCCGAGTTCTACGGGCGCTCCGCGGGCATCGACTCGCGTCAGCCGAAGCGCCTCGCGAGCAGGCGACGCAACGTCGTCGATCCGCTGCAGCTCAAGGCCGGCGACCACGTCGTGCATGAGACGCACGGCATCGGCCGCTTCCTCGAACTGGTGACCCGCGAGGTCGCCGGCGGCGGGCGCGTGGCGCGCGGACCCCTCGGCACCAAGCACGAGAAGGTCACCCGCGAGTACCTCGTCATCGAGTACGCGCCCAGCAAGCGCGGCCAGCCGGGCGACCGCCTCTACGTGCCGACGGATCAGCTCGACCAGCTCACCCGCTATGTGGGCGGCGAGAGCCCCGCTCTCAGCAAGATGGGCGGATCCGACTGGTCGGCGGCGAAGGGCAAGGCCCGCAAGGCGGTGCGCGACATCGCCGTCGAGCTCGTGAAGCTCTACAGCGCGCGCATGGCGAGCCAGGGGCACGCCTTCGGGCCCGACACCCCCTGGCAGCGCGAGCTCGAGGAGGCGTTCGCCTTCAACGAGACGCCCGACCAGCTGCAGACGATCGATGAGGTCAAGGCCGACATGGAGCGGCCCATCCCCATGGACCGCCTCATCTCGGGCGACGTCGGCTACGGCAAGACCGAGATCGCCGTGCGCGCCGCATTCAAGGCCGTCCAGGACGGCAAGCAGGTGGCCGTGCTCGTGCCGACGACGCTGCTCGTCAAGCAGCACTTCGAGACGTTCCAGGAGCGCTTCGCCGGGTTCCCCGTGCACCTGAGGGCCCTCAGCCGCTTCCAGACCGAGAAGGAGTCGAAGTCGACGATCGAGGGGCTCGAGCGCGGTGAGGTCGACGTCGTCATCGGCACGCACCGCATCCTCTCCGAGAGCATCCGCTTCAAGGATCTCGGGCTCGTCGTCATCGACGAGGAGCAGCGCTTCGGTGTCGAGCACAAGGACGCGCTCAAGAAGCTCAAGACCAACGTCGACATCCTCGCGATGAGCGCGACCCCCATCCCGCGCACGCTCGAGATGGCGGTCACCGGCATCCGCGAGATGTCGACCCTCGCGACCCCGCCCGAGCAGCGGCACCCCATCCTCACGTTCGTCGGCCCGCGATCCGATAAGCAGATCACCGCGGCGATCCGCCGTGAGCTGCTGCGCGAAGGCCAGGTGTTCTTCGTGCACAACCGGGTCTCGTCGATCAACCGCGTCGCGGCGGAGCTCTCGGAGCTCGTGCCGGAGGCCCGCATCGCGGTCGCGCACGGCAAGCTCAGCGAGTCGAGCCTCGAGAAGGTCATCGTCGACTTCTGGGAGCGCAAGTTCGACGTGCTCGTGACGACGACCATCATCGAGACCGGCATCGACATCGCGAATGCGAACACGCTCATCATCGACCAGGCCGACAAGTACGGCCTGAGCCAGCTGCACCAGATCCGCGGACGCGTGGGTCGCGGTCGCGAGCGCGCGTACGCCTACTTCCTGTACGACGGCGATCGCCCGCTCACCGAGACCGCCCAGGATCGTCTCGAGACGATCGCCGCCAACAACGAACTCGGCGGCGGCATGCAGATCGCCCTCAAGGACCTCGAGATCCGCGGTGCGGGCAACCTGCTGGGCGGTGAGCAGTCGGGTCACATCGCGGGCGTCGGCTTCGACCTGTACCTGCGGATGATCGGCGAGGCCGTGAGCGCGTTCCGTGGTGACGAGACGGAGGGGCCGAACGAGCTGCGGCTCGAGCTGCCGATCGATGCGCGCATCCCCGAGGAGTACATCGAGTCGGAGCGTCTGCGTCTCGAGGCGTACCAGAAGCTCTCGACGGCCGCGGGCCCGCTCTCACCCGACGACGCCCTCGACCGGGTGGTCGAGGAGCTCACCGACCGCTACGGCGAGCTGCCGGAGGCCGTGGCGCGTCTCGTGACGGTGTCGCGCCTGCGTCGCCGCGCCCAGAAGGCGGGCCTCGGCGAGGTCGTCGCGATGGGCAGCCGCCTGCGGATCGCCCCGCTCGACCTGCCCGACTCGATCCAGGTGCGCCTGCAGCGCATGTACCCGGGCTCCAAGTACTTCGCAGCGCAGAGCGTCGTGAATGTGCCGATGCCAGAAGGGCTCTCGGATGCGGAGCTGGTGACGTGGGTCGAGCAGCTGCTCAGCGCGATCCTCCCCGCCCCGAAGCCCGCACCGGAGGAGACCCCCGCCGGGTGA